CAGATGGCGTACTCCGGGTAGATGTAGCCGTCGTCGTCGACCACCTTGACGGCGGCGAGCTTGACGTTGGGAGCGACACCGACGATGCCGACGCCGTTGCGCGCTGCGGCGATCGTGCCCGCCACGTGCGTCCCGTGGTCGGAGCCGCTGCGGCCCCACGCGCTCGGTGCGGTGTTGGGCACGCCCTTGTCGACGCAGCTCACCGACTGCGACGGATCGACGTTGGCGGCGAGGTCGGGGTGGTCGGCCTCGATGCCGGAGTCGAGGACGCCGACGGTGATGGCGCGGTTGCCGTCGGTCGTCAGGTGCGCCTTGTCGGCCTTGATCATCCGCATGTCCCACTGCTTGTCGTTCAGGGGCTCCGCGGTGTCGTCACCACCTGACGTGCCGGGACCGAGCCCGCTCACCGTGCCGGTGGCGGGCGCGGTCGGCGGCTGGAAGGCGTGCAGGGCGCGAGTGGGGCCGGCCGCGACGATGCCCGACTCGCCACGGGCGATGTCGTCGAACTCGTCGTCGGAGGCCTCGGCGATCACGACGCCGATCTGCGGCCACTCCATGGTGACGGTGCCGCCCGCGGCCTTGGTGGCGGCGACAGCCTTGTCGGTGCCGGTGCCGCCCTGGACGACGACGAACGAGGTCGGCGCGCCGAGCGGCTCGGCGACTGCGGGCGAAGCGGCGACGACGCCGACGGTGCCGACGGTGCCGCAGGCCGCGGTCAGGGACAGTGCGATGAGCTTGTGGCCCAGGCGTGATGTCGAAGGGGTCAAGACGGTGTCCTCCTGGTCGTGGGGTCTCGCGGGTGCGCACCCCCCTGTGGACCCTGACAAGTCGGACAAACCGGGGTCAATGGTCCGCGATTCAAGAAAGCGTCAAGATCCACGGGGGGTGCGGACCGGCTCGCCACCGTCCGCATCGCGAGAA
This genomic interval from Knoellia sp. p5-6-4 contains the following:
- a CDS encoding S8 family serine peptidase, which encodes MTPSTSRLGHKLIALSLTAACGTVGTVGVVAASPAVAEPLGAPTSFVVVQGGTGTDKAVAATKAAGGTVTMEWPQIGVVIAEASDDEFDDIARGESGIVAAGPTRALHAFQPPTAPATGTVSGLGPGTSGGDDTAEPLNDKQWDMRMIKADKAHLTTDGNRAITVGVLDSGIEADHPDLAANVDPSQSVSCVDKGVPNTAPSAWGRSGSDHGTHVAGTIAAARNGVGIVGVAPNVKLAAVKVVDDDGYIYPEYAICGFIWAAEKGMEVTNNSYFIDPYYLWCKANEDEKAVITAVERALKYSEKKDVVNVASSGNSRWDLSKPIEDSGSPNNHPVGEEPEVRYTDHRCYDMPAELDNVVTVSSVGPTAEKAYYSNYGYNVIDVTAPGGDAWLSWNAPKSNPADAILSTTKGGTWGYKQGTSMAGPHAAGVVALVRGADTSLSNQQAVKTLQQEADTLACPEVYDYTDDGVADATCEGGAKGTGFYGAGMVDALEAVTP